Proteins encoded within one genomic window of Trichoderma asperellum chromosome 2, complete sequence:
- a CDS encoding uncharacterized protein (BUSCO:EOG092D4J7I), translating into MSSSQQVPAKKQQDLQTTYSNFKNTLQQIASKIGDIEQEAEEHKLVLETLEPLAEDRKCFRLINGVLVERTVKDVVPALQTNQEGLKKVLDDLVKQYKNKQDELDKWKKKNNVQVVQQ; encoded by the exons ATGTCATCATCACAGCAGGTTCCTGCTAAGAAGCAGCAGG ATCTCCAAACAACTTACTCCAATTTCAAAAATACGTTACAGCAAATTGCTTCAAAAATCGGCGATATTGAGcaggaagctgaagagcacAA GTTGGTTCTTGAAACCTTAGAGCCGCTTGCGGAAGATCGAAAGTGTTTCCGTTTGATCAATGGTGTGCTCGTGGAGAGAACAGTGAAGGATGTGGTGCCGGCACTCCAGACAAATCAGGAGGGGCTGAAGAAAGTCCTCGATGATTTAGTAAAGCAGTACAAGAACAAGCAGGATGAGTTGGATAAATGGAAG aaaaagaataacGTCCAGGTAGTGCAGCAGTGA
- a CDS encoding uncharacterized protein (EggNog:ENOG41~TransMembrane:4 (i7-27o33-51i63-80o86-105i)): MAATSSPLATTSFILGTVTFGGGAIGFARTGSVPSIAAGSLVGILYGVGGYRTATNASYGVELSFLASAILGFSSIPRAIRGRKPVPIVLSVISLFGLYTFGNALRQA, encoded by the exons ATG GCGGCTACATCTTCCCCGCTGGCGACTACGTCCTTTATTCTCGGAACCGTCACCTTCGGCGGCGGTGCCATTGGCTTTGCCAGAACTGGCTCTGTTCCCTCAATTGCCGCTGGCTCGCTGGTTGGCATCTTGT ATGGCGTCGGCGGATATCGCACTGCCACTAATGCCAGTTACGGCGTAGAACTTAGCTTTCTCGCCTCCGCCATCCTGGGATTTTCATCGATCCCTAGAGCAATCCGCGGCAGGAAGCCCGTTCCTATTGTGCTCAGCGTTATATCACTCTTTGGCCTCTACACCTTTGGCAATGCGCTGCGCCAGGCTTAA
- a CDS encoding uncharacterized protein (BUSCO:EOG092D4PUW~TransMembrane:3 (i68-91o97-115i136-154o)): MAPKKNAAQPAPSAAATTQIDTTTAGSVPAAQPKPASTSAKNTPANWDKVLQNIYQYYMNETPQRTKLIDVFLVFIAVVGALQFLYCILAGNYPFNAFLSGFGATVGQFVLTISLRIQTAAANKSDFPEVSPERAFADYVVCSLILHFFCVNFIN; this comes from the exons ATGGCCCCCAAGAAGAACGCGGCTCAGCCGGCcccttcagctgctgcgacCACCCAAATTGACACCACAACCGCGGGCTCTGTCCCTGCGGCTCAGCCTAAGCCAGCATCGACATCGGCGAAGAACACCCCGGCGAATTGGGACAAGGTGCTGCAGAACATCTACCAGTATTACATGAACGAAACCCCACAGCGAACGAAGCTCATCGACGTGTTCCTCGTTTTCATCGCCGTCGTGGGCGCACTGCAATTCCTCTACTGCATCTTGGCTGGCAATTAC CCTTTCAATGCTTTCCTTTCGGGTTTCGGAGCTACTGTTGGACAATTTGTTTTGACAA TCTCGCTACGTATACAAACAGCGGCCGCGAACAAGAGCGATTTCCCAGAGGTATCTCCTGAACG AGCATTTGCCGACTACGTTGTCTGCAGCCTGATACTACATTTCTTCTGTGTCAACTTCATCAACTAA